In Streptomyces sp. NBC_01231, the sequence TCGATATACGACGTTTTGTACTTGGATGGATGTGTGCGTCTCGGGTCAGGCCCTGCGTACGCGAGCGAGATCGAGGATCCCGACGGCCGCTATGCGCGCTTGGTGAAGCTCCTTGACGGGTCTCGGACCGTCCAGGAGGTGCAGCTGGGTCTGCGAGGGATCCTTGAGCCGGACGAGGTGCTCGAGGGGCTGTCCGTCATGTTCGGCGAGGGGTTCCTTGAGGATGCGGCGGACGTCCCGCCAGCCAATCTCTCGGACCGTGATGTCCAGCGTTACGCTCCGAATTTGAACTTCTTCCGCACCATACTGCCGCCGGGAGTCAGCGCATTCGAGCCGCAGGCGTCACTGAAGGACATGAGGGTGACTCTGCTCGGCCTGGGGGGCATTGGCTCGAATGTGTGCATGGCGCTGGCCGAGCTCGGCGTCGGGAACATCACTGCCGTAGATTTCGACAAGGTGGAATTGAGCAACCTGAACCGGCAGGTCCTTTATTCGACCTCGGTTGTGGGGCAGCCGAAGGCATCCGCCGCGCAGAACCGCATGAACGATTTCAATCCAGACATTGATTTCAGCGCGCGCGAGCAGCGGCTGGAGTCGCTTGCGGATGTTGAGCAACTCCTTGACGAGTCGCGTCCTGATTTTGTCTTCTGCTTGGCGGACAAGCCCAACGGGTTCATCGACTTCTGGGCCAATGAGGCCTGTGTGAAGCGTGGCGTTCCCTTCGCGGCCGCGAGCATCAGCTCGCATCTCGGCACGCTGTACAGCGTCAAGCCTCACCAGGGTCCCTGCTACCAGTGCCGGGTGGACGCCGAGATCGCGGTCACTCCCCAACTCGCGGACACGCTGAGTCATGTACGGCAGCACGACATCAACGCGAGCAACGGGGCGTTGGGGCCTGCATGCATGTTCCTCGCCTACTTCCTGTCGTACGAAATGCTCCGCTCGCGTTTCGAGCACATGGGGCCGATGCTCGCCACGCAGGGACTGCTGGAAATCGACTTCGTGACGTTCGAGCAGACGTGGCACACGTTCGAGCAACAGCCTGGATGCCCTGTATGCCAGGAACAGCCCGCCGATGCACTGACGACGAACTGACGAGTGAGCATGAGCGAAACCAGCACCCCGGCCGATCACAGCCCGATCCCGCTTCGGAAGAACCGTGCCTACCAGGGCATCTTCTGGTCCCAGACCTGCACGGACTTCGCCGAACAGTTCCTGATCGTGTCGATCACCTGGGCGGCACTGCACGAGTTCGGCGGCGGCAGGCTCGGACTGGTGCTGGCGGCCTGGGCAATTCCGCGGGGCGTGTTCATGCTCTTCGGCGGGGTCCTGGTCGACCGGTGGGACCGGCGCACACTGGCGGCTTCAGTGGGCGCCGCCTTGGCCGTTCTGAGTGCTGTCGCGGCCGGTCTGACTCAGTCAGGAAATCTCTCGGCGTGGATCGGTGTCGCGGTCTGCCTCGGCGTTCTCGACGCGGTACGGCTGCCGGTGGCGGCGAGTGTGCTTCCCATGGTGGTGGCCGAGAAGCAGATCGTCGACGCGAATCGGTGGAGCAACCTGCGTGAGTGGGGA encodes:
- a CDS encoding ThiF family adenylyltransferase is translated as MKSIYDVLYLDGCVRLGSGPAYASEIEDPDGRYARLVKLLDGSRTVQEVQLGLRGILEPDEVLEGLSVMFGEGFLEDAADVPPANLSDRDVQRYAPNLNFFRTILPPGVSAFEPQASLKDMRVTLLGLGGIGSNVCMALAELGVGNITAVDFDKVELSNLNRQVLYSTSVVGQPKASAAQNRMNDFNPDIDFSAREQRLESLADVEQLLDESRPDFVFCLADKPNGFIDFWANEACVKRGVPFAAASISSHLGTLYSVKPHQGPCYQCRVDAEIAVTPQLADTLSHVRQHDINASNGALGPACMFLAYFLSYEMLRSRFEHMGPMLATQGLLEIDFVTFEQTWHTFEQQPGCPVCQEQPADALTTN